CGTGAATGATCAAACGCGTGGTGTGGTTTGGGAAGAAGTCATTATCATGCTTCCTCAACATGTTAAATTCATTCTACTATCGGCTACTGTTCCGAATACTTTCGAATTTGCAAATTGGGTGGGTAGAACCAAACAAAAGAACATCTATGTCATATCCACCCCTAAACGACCTGTCCCACtagaaataaatatatgggcaaaaaagaaagtaatACCAGTGATAAACGATAAAAGAGAGTTCTTACCCCAAAACTTCAGAGAACACAAGGAACTACTTACTGCCTCTTCAATCGGGTCTTCCAAAAACTCACCTAAAAACGGCAAACCTTCTGGAAATCAAAAAACAATTACAAAAGGGTCTAAAGGAGTTGGTGCCAAGGGATCTAATATGTCCACTTTCTATAAATATGACGGTGCTTCAAAAACTACTTGGTATGACCTACTTAAGAATTTGAGGGCGAATGACTTGCTTCCTGCTGTGGTCTTCGTTTTCAGTAAGAAGCGTTGTGAGGAATATGCTGATTCTATAGAAGCAGCCGATCTTTTAACGGCTAAAGAGAGATCAGCTATTCATatattcattgaaaaatccATCTCTAGATTAAGAAAGGATGACAGAGAACTCCCACAAATAACGAAAATTAGATCACTTTTATCTCGAGGGATTGCTGTCCACCATGGTGGCCTTTTGCCCATAGTTAAAGAACTAATAGAAATTTTATTTGCTAAAGGTTTCGTGAAACTCTTGTTCGCAACAGAAACTTTCGCAATGGGCCTAAACTTACCAACAAGGACTGTTGTATTTAGCGAAATACAAAAGCATGATGGAGAAAAGAAGCGGTACCTCCTCCCGGGTGAATTCACCCAAATGGCTGGTAGAGCAGGACGTAGAGGTAAAGATAAAACAGGTACTGTCATAGTTATGTCCTATTCTAGACCGATCGATGAGGCCTCATTTAAAGATGTGAGTTTAGGCGTTCCAACACGCTTACAATCGCAGTTCAGGTTGACCTACAACATGATTTTAAATCTATTAAGGATTGAGGCATTaagagttgaagaaatgatcaagttttctttcagtGAAAACAGCAAAGAAACATTGAAGCCTGAGCAAGAGAAGGAGATTAAAGAATTACAGAGTAAAGTGGATTCAATAGATATCAGCGAGTTTTCGGAGGAGACTGTCAAAGAATATGAATCAGTTCATAATTTGTTGACAGGATATCGTCAAGCTTGCGTAGACATTATATCTGAGATAGATGAAAGCAGGGAATTAGGAAAGAGACTATCCCGTGGACGCTTCATTTTCTATAGAAAGAATGATGGAAATCCTGTCTTAGGTTTAGTGACGAGAATCGATCCACCGAACGGTGTTTGTACTGTTCTGAGATTGACAAAACCTATGCTACTTCacaatgaaaagatcaatcGCTTACCTGTATTGTCATTCTTCGTGCAATACTCCCATTTACATTTGTCTACGTTTGGCAACACTCGTAAAATGCTTGACCTTGAAATAGAAGAGATTCCAATTTTCGATATAGAGATCATCTCCAAATTTGCATTCGCAGAATTCAATAATAAGCTCTCAAACGCTGACAAAAATGAACTTGAGACTTTGATAGTTGAATTCATATGTTATGTTTCCAGGACCGTCAGAAAGCTAATGAGGTCAGTATTGCTGCAAACCCTTCTTTAAAAGTTCAGCAATCCATTTTACAACGTCTGAAAATTGTCAAAGAGCTAAACAGCCTCAGCGTTCTCAAAGATACTAAGTTCGCAGACAAGTATGATGTCTTCCACGAACGTTTCGAGCTACAAAGCCAGATCAAAAACATATATCACATGATGTCTGAACAAAACTTAAATCTATTGCCTGATTATGAATCACGTTTGAGCgttttgaaagaaacgGGATTTATCGATTATAATAACAATGTTCTGCTAAAGGGAAGAGTAGCCTGCGAGATTAACACGGGCTACGAGCTCGTACTAACGGAATTGATTTTAGATAATTTCTTGGGTGACTTTGAGCCCGAGGAAATTGTCGCTCTTTTGTCAGCATTTGTGTACGAAGGTCGTACCAAAGACGAAGAACCACCTGCGAT
The genomic region above belongs to Kluyveromyces lactis strain NRRL Y-1140 chromosome B complete sequence and contains:
- the SKI2 gene encoding SKI complex RNA helicase subunit SKI2 (similar to uniprot|P35207 Saccharomyces cerevisiae YLR398C SKI2 blocks translation of non-poly(A) mRNAs antiviral protein putative helicase): MAVEINSLDDLFESLNKLDVSDVKEFHDRPTKATVESNEIEIDEISKRFLNLSNVLDWNLLDLLQSMPDMNTSNEIKPNAVKNNNTVYSSFLHCPDPVSRTSYHFHRLGIDGKITSYEEKVNIEDVVNANSANSLSLTRKINHQGDLIRGTTNQLPFTPGGLGQDVVETTSESLQINAESAGKLLPRDKFGLFNVPPGLERGIVPRVEAGSNDDEKQFEEIDKLSNLNNSQENKKEVEKLRELEYQKMASTAVVDEALGSSEIDKLLPVDLNFARHIRTFNNTAEKVEWAHMVDLNSNMDNFNELVPNPARTWPFELDTFQKEAVYHLEQGDSVFVAAHTSAGKTVVAEYAIAMSKRNMTKTIYTSPIKALSNQKFRDFKEDFDDVDVGLITGDVQINPEADCLIMTTEILRSMLYRGADLIRDVEFVIFDEVHYVNDQTRGVVWEEVIIMLPQHVKFILLSATVPNTFEFANWVGRTKQKNIYVISTPKRPVPLEINIWAKKKVIPVINDKREFLPQNFREHKELLTASSIGSSKNSPKNGKPSGNQKTITKGSKGVGAKGSNMSTFYKYDGASKTTWYDLLKNLRANDLLPAVVFVFSKKRCEEYADSIEAADLLTAKERSAIHIFIEKSISRLRKDDRELPQITKIRSLLSRGIAVHHGGLLPIVKELIEILFAKGFVKLLFATETFAMGLNLPTRTVVFSEIQKHDGEKKRYLLPGEFTQMAGRAGRRGKDKTGTVIVMSYSRPIDEASFKDVSLGVPTRLQSQFRLTYNMILNLLRIEALRVEEMIKFSFSENSKETLKPEQEKEIKELQSKVDSIDISEFSEETVKEYESVHNLLTGYRQACVDIISEIDESRELGKRLSRGRFIFYRKNDGNPVLGLVTRIDPPNGVCTVLRLTKPMLLHNEKINRLPVLSFFVQYSHLHLSTFGNTRKMLDLEIEEIPIFDIEIISKFAFAEFNNKLSNADKNELETLIVEFICYVSRTVRKLMRSVLLQTLL